Within Vicia villosa cultivar HV-30 ecotype Madison, WI linkage group LG1, Vvil1.0, whole genome shotgun sequence, the genomic segment caaaagcaagaagaatgctctgatacaattgattacaaagagaaattcaaagctctgcagctgtccaaatggaagctctgatgagaagctctgaatgttctgaagttctattctacgtgaaagtctcaactgaaatggaaaaatactcagggatgtattttatttataaattcttctagtattaattttaggggaagattgttaatctcagggggagacatattcacacactctgattatatgcttatgctatatctgtgtaattgtctttgttcatctgatattctggatacaaattcatatcaattatatatgtttttgtcatcatcaaaaagggggagattgttagaacaagaattgttctgataaatattatgtgttttgatgataacattatatataaattttgtataagataatgtggtactctaatcctttgcattttccatttcaggaaatacataaagagtatgcacaaatcagcgctcagaagcaactgactcagaaggttctggatgacttcatcagaacatgctctggcaagacatcagaagatagtcaagcagaatcagaacataaaatgtaaagCATCAAAAGAATGAAgtcagaagcaaaagcactgaagctctgatggtatcacgctcaagctcttcaaagtcagaagacagaagatgctctgcaccaaagctgatgactctgatgttcaaacgttgttatctacaaaatctgagtccagaagaaagtacaagatgaaaggctgaaacgtcaaatctctgactgacaaaaggaacgttagaagctacaaaagacaaagttagtaaaagcagcaaaagcaaggctcgaggtagttgacaaaagtgtgaaacattaaatgcagcgttgtactattcacgcaaagcattaaatgctcccaacggtcatttcctctcaacgcctataaatagaaattttgatcagaagcaaagcagaacacttgtgcaaatatactgaaatgctgtcaaaataaaagcttacaaacttcatcttcaacctcacaaactcttgtaatatttagtgagtgttaagtttagaattaaagagaaatatcacagttgtgattacagctttattagaagcaaatcaatactcttgtaaactttatttttacattgattgtaaaagattaTCTAGAGTGAttaagttgtgatctgtagactctagaaggattcctagagtgatcaagttgtgatctgtagactatagaaggattcctagagtgatcaagttgtgatctgtatactctaaaagacttagtggttatctaagtggaaaaccattgtaatcagttggattagtggattatatcctcagttgaggtaaatcactctaagggggtggactggagtagtttggttaacaaagaaccaggataaaaaataattgtgttcattgtttttatcttctaagtttttgaagttacacttattcaatcccctctttctaagtgtttttctatccttcacataaaTGGTTAGGCCTTGGTGGGAATAAATGAATAAGAAATTATCACACCTGCTACGATAGAAGCCAAATTGTTCGACTAAGTTTATCATATCTCGCTCATGGGACTTGCTTGGTGCCATAGAgagctttattcaatttgtaaaCTAAGTTTGAATCTTGTTTTTTAAAGCCAAATGGTTGAGACATGTACACATCTTCTTGAATAGAGTCATTAAGGAAGGCATTATTAATTTCAATTTGTTAGAGATCCCACTTGTATGTCAAATCAAGAGTGAGTATAACTCTTATTGTGGTTGGCTTTACAATTGGAGAAAAATTCTCATTAAAGTCAAAGTCAAAGTTGTTGATGATAACATTTGCCTAAAAGTTAGGCTTTGTATTTAATGGTTGTCCCATCAAGATTCTTTTTCACTTTAAAGACCCATTGACACCTAACTAGTTTTTTTGTGTGGTGGAAGAGTAGTTATAGTCCAAGTATGGTTGGCTAAGACATCACCATACTCTACTTGCATCGCTTGGTGCCACTCAAGTTGAGAGAGTGTTTGCTTGACATTTTGAGGTTCAACATGACATATGAAGGTTTTTGGTTTGGAATGGCCAGTCTTGGCTCTTGTTAACATGGGATGATTATTAGGACACAATTATTTTGGACACGTAGAGTTGTGTATGGATGATGAAAGAGAGATATCGAATTAGTTGGTAATAGTGGGGACCTATGATCCATAACCACTATTTATGGTTAGGGAAGAGGTCATGTCAAAAGGGGGTCATCATGTTCAACTTGAGAAGGATCGGACATATGGCTAGATTGAGTATAAGACTGAGACACTTGAGAAGGACTGCTAAGAGTACTTTGTGGCATAATATGATCGTGCCTATGCATGCACCATGATTTGACTTGTTAGTTTGAAATTCAATAAGGGATAGATTATTTTGCACTACTTGACGAATTAAGCTAGTGACCACGGGTGTTGTGGCATTTATGTTAGGAGTTTCTGAAGTAGATAACTAAGGAAAGATAGTTGACTTAGGTCCACATGCCTATTGGCTTATACATGTAATGTTGGTTTGAAACTTATTAGGAAATGGAAAATGATGTTTATTAAACACAACATCCTTAGATAGGAACACTTTACCATACTTACTGACAGATATTTAGTAAAGGGTCTAAACTCTCCCCTATAATCTGATTGAAAAGCTGTTATAATGATATGGAACTGAGTTttgacaaagatgagaaagagtCTGAAGGCGTGAAGTGCCTCTAGCGCTTGTTTTAAGAATTAGATCTATGTATAATTGGTGTAAGCCTCTATAAATGCAATATAGTAGTAGAAGCCAGAACTAGAAAAATGAGGTGAATGGCCCAAAAGATCGGTATGAACAACTTCAATAGGAGTAGTATATGTAGTAGATATCAAAGGAACATATATTCTATGACAGTTTCCCTAACAACATGATTTACAAACACAATGTTTCCTTTAATAGAGATATTTATATTACAATGTTTCAAGGTAAGTCAAATTGCATGAAAGTGAGCATGACTAAACCTATAATGTCACAAAGAGCTAGTGTTAGGTTTATTTACATTAGTAACGATAGAACatgaaattgaattaatatttgTGCTAAAAGTAAGAGAAACACAAAAAGATATCTTTGAAGGCTCCACTAGCAATTGAGGGAAGCAAATCACTTGAGTCAATATATCCTTCAAGAACAGTAACCTTAGAAACATGAAATTTAACATAACACTTGTCCATAAAAAATTCAAGCACAATCTTATTATTATCTTTAGAAAATTTAGACAAGTATAGGAGGTTTAATTAGTTGCTTTAAACAATTACATGAATACATTCTGCTAAAGAtagagaaaataattataatttcactgAGTATCTAACATGAGTAACGTGCTTGCTGTAACTTTTCACTGCAAGCTCTTTAGCTAAAACTTTTTGTTTTACAATTAGATTGGTcagaataaaataattttttgaaaaaaaaaaaagaaacatgcaaatgaaaaACTTTTTTGATTTGAGAAACAAAAAAGACACTGCAAAGCTGCTCCAATTCATACCTTtcttttaattgaaaaaaaatgttaataataattataaaataatatttaaatacccTTTTAAAATTTTTATGGAATACTCCCACAATATCTATCTTAAATTGAGAGACTTTTTTATATGattgaaaaagaaaatttaaacaaaattatttatagtAAATTTAATAAACATACTACAATAATTCACACCTTTAATTCAAACCATTTAACTAGGCTTGCATAATTTTGTCGGATTTGAGGACTAATTAGTAATTATGAATTGTTCCCTGTGACATGCAAGGTAGGGCTACCCGTGCATATCTCTCTCTAACTACTACTAATTAATTATCTTAATGTTCTGTCCCTCTTCTCATACATAAATAAAACAcacattattataaaaataaataaatattcctACAATAAGAAACCAATAAAAAAATGGAAGCAACAAGGAAAAAGCATAACAATACTATTTATATATATTCCTCTTCATTTTCAATTATTGACTTTTAGTGCCTTAGTAGTGATGAATTGAAGGTCCATTTCTTCATCATAACTTAAAGATGTAGATTCCTTCTCATCCTCTTCAATTCCTCTTATCAAAATATCATTAAACTTCACTGCAAGTCCTATCTCAACTAGCAGGAATgatattattaagttaaatatcatcatcaaaattcaatttttgtATTTACTGCTCTGTGATAGGTGAATTTTTAGTAGTTATTACGATTTTATCTGCAgacaagaaaaatatttattaaattttttaatgtaaaaattaaaaaatattaattcaactaCATCATTTAACagcatttaattattttgaagagGAATTTGAAAATTAGTCATGAGAGTGACTAGAAAATTATTCTTTAATAATGAAAAGCAGTTACCAAACACCAAACAGAGAATAAAGAGAGTAAAAACAATGGAAGAAGAAGGTAAAATAGTAGTAATTTCCAAGACAACCTTGAAGCTAGAAAACACAGATCTGTCTCTCTGACCGTATCACTGTCAAACCTCGGCGCTTCCAAATTTCCAATTGTTAGTGTCAATTTTAATGTATTTCCATTTTTACCCTTATTCTCTTTAAATTcgtgattttattatttttgtcacATTCACACAGGTATTCGTTGGAGTTGGTAtctaaagagaagaaagaagaacaaaaaaCAATTACAATTTTTGGATTCTCTCTCTTTCACAATTTCAACTTAACCTTCTAACTCTCTTTTTTGTTCTCTCCTTAAACTTAacccttttttcattttttttttctttttttcttatatatataaaaatactttttttttttttttatcactttgatTCTGAACCTTGTTGGTGGATTATTCGTCTAAGCTGTGTTGGTTATTCTTTTTTGTGACTGAAAATGAACTCTTCAGTGAGGTTGGATTCAGCTGTTTTTCAACTCACTCCTACTAGAACAAGGTAATAGTTTATTGCTCAATGGGTTTAATTGAATGTTTTGTTGAAAACTTTGAACTGATTAAGTTGTGCAAAGGTGAAGTTTTCTTTTTTTGGCTTAGTTTATAGTACTTATGACGGTTTTGGTGTACTTGGGTTTGTTTAAGGATGTTAATGACTTTAGGTTATTCCCTTAATTGGAAATAAGTTTTTTATATCAGTTATAATTTTCAAGTTTGCTGATATAATTGGAATCTAGTAACATGATATGGTTTTTGCAACATGGGTGTTATAAGCAAGTTTAATCAtagattttatggaaaataatTAAAGTTGTATGTGGTTAGGGTATTTTTATGTGATAAAGTTTGAAGTTTTGTGGATTTCACAGTGATGTTGTTGTTATGATTAAGTACTAGAATGCAAAATTTGAAAGGTGTGCTAACTAGGAGAGTTGAGAAACCCTTGTTTTTTTATAGTTGTTATTATTTTGTTACTAATTGATTTATGAGAAAGCTTGATGATAAAAATTACACATTGTTTGTAAACACTGATTTATGTGTTTGATTTTTCAATGTTTCTGCTTCTGTGTAAATCAGGTTTGACTTGGTTATAACTGTGAATGGAAAGAAGGAGAAAATTGCTTCAGGTTTGCTCAATCCATTTCTTTCTCACTTGAAAGCGGCTCAAGATCAAATGGACAAGGGTGGTTATTCAATTGTTCTTGAGCCGGATGATGGCAGTGATTCCACATGGTTTACCAAAGGAACTCTTGAAaggtttaatttttaatgtttcGGTTTATTAATATGTGTATTATCGCGTGATCTAGAATGATATTTTCTCAGCCCTTTTTTGAGTTGATGTTGCATGTAATCTCTAGACTAAAGTTCCTGTCATAAATCGTCTATGGTTTTATAGGTTTGTTCGCTTTGTAAACACTCCTGAGATATTGGAACGTGTGTATACTACAGAAGCTGAAATATTACAAATCGAAGAGGCAATTGCCATTCAAGGAAATAACTCGATTGGGATTAGCTCTGTAAGTAAAATATCAAGCATTATTGTATGATTGATTGTCTTCACTTAAAAGACTGTTTGAGTAATCATGTATTTCTACAGGTGGAAGAAAATCAAGTAAAACATGCAGAAAACACAGAAGGTATTTTTGAAAGAACGGGTTTATTTCAAATTATCATTGAGAACTACTAACTTGTTTTCAAGAAATCTTGGTGTATTTAATGCTCTGCCAAGATTTTCAAGATTTAAATCTACATCTAAACTTTCTACTGTACACAGGCAGGAAGACTCAACATGATACGAACGAGGAGAAAGCGATTGTTCTTTACAAGGTTAATAGGTCTTCAATAATTAATGTCATATTCATTTTTTGACTTACCTTaacttatttttctaattttatggTTATGTTTCAGCCTGATGATCATCTACCTGAAGTAAATGGAAACGCCACATCAGAAGGAAACTCAAAGTAAATTCCATCACCTTTAACCCCCTCCTTCAATCTATGACCATCTGTTACAGTAGAAAATTCGAGCTTTTAATAAATAAGTTTGGTATATATGAAGCTTCTTTTGACTATCTGAAGCAGATTGTTAACATATGTTTTATCCAATACTATCACATTTTCTCAGAGTTCAGCTTTTGAAAGTCCTAGAGACGCGCAAATCAGTGCTGCAGAAAGAGCAAGGCATGGCATTTGCACGTGCTGTTGCTGCTGGTTTTGAGATTGACTATATACCTGCTTTGATGTCATTTGCTGAATGCTTTGGAGCATCTCGATTGATGTAAGAAGACTCTTTTTTCATAAACCTTATTGACCTTAATTGGTCAAATGTTGTGTTCTTTCTTCCATTGACGTGTAACATGTGACATTTGGCCAATCATGTTGGTGCTAATTTTGGTCACTTATCAGGGATGCTTCTGCAAAATTTAGAGATCTTTGGAAAAGAAAACATGAAAATGGACAATGGCTTGAAATTGAAGCTGCTGAAATGATGTCCAACCACCCAAACTTCACTTTATTAAATGGTTCTGGCATTATACCTCCAAATACGCCCTTTGCATCCCATACTGAGTTGGACTCAGAGAATAATGGGAAATCAAGTTCAGGTACCTTACAATTTCCAGAATAATAGCTCGGTACTACTCTTTTTATATGCTCACATACACAAATGGACTTATATGGACAAAACTCTCGTTTCACAATTTACTTTTCCCTTTTCCAGATGTGCCTCCAATGGACAGTCAAGGCCACCAAGATAATATGCATGGTCAATTTCCGCATCACATGTACCCTCCTTGGCCTATTCATTCTCCGCCAGGTGCTCTACCGGTCTATCAGCCATATCCAGTGCAAGGAATACCTTACTATCAAACATATGGAAACAGTCCATATATGCAGCAAAATTATTCACCTATGGAGGATCCTAGACTAGCTGCTTCTCAAAATATGGGTTTCAGAAGGCATTCCATGGATAGTAGACAAAGCAATACTGATTCAGAAGCTTCAAAATCAAGGTTGCAGGATGAAGTGGATGTGGAGAGGGAAGGTTCGCAGACAGGAGAGCGACGGAAGAAGGCTAGCCGATCAGGTAGACAGAAATCTGGCATGGTGGTTATTAGGAATATCAATTACATAACAAAGACAGAAAATTCTTCTGGCAGTGGATCGTATTCAGATTCTGCTTCTGAAActgatgaagatattgataatCAGGAGCATGTGAAGACTTCAAAAAGAAGGGGATCtagaaaagaaaagaagttgAATTCGTCTGATAAGGAAGAAACGGACTATGTAAAGGATGCAGATGGAGGACACTGGCAAGCTTTCCAAAATTGTTTACTCAGAGATGTTGATGAAGATAGACATGCCATTGACCATGACCAATTTGGTATGGAAAAGGTGgatgataggagaagaaaaaaCCATGTTTCAGTCAATGATCCTTTAGTTTTGAATGGGCGGGGAATGCATGAAGTTCAAGGCAGTCGTTCAATAGATGATGCACAATCTTTGGAAGCAAATGGAAGAAGCAGTGGTTATAGGAGAGCTGCTGCTAGTGATGATTTCATCGTTTCCAAACAAGAAAGTCAGTCCGGTAATTCATATCCTTCCTCAGGCTTGGAAATTACCAGCAGCGGACTTGGTTATTCAAACGATAATTTGCAAAGGAAGTTGTTTCACGATATGAATGATGATTCCTACATGTTGGAGCATAGATCAATCCAAGTCAATGATACAGGAAATATTGAGAGAAACATGATCGATATAGATTCTGAGTTCCCGATGGTgagtcaaaagaaagaaaaaccttTAAATGGGACCGACCATTTGAATTATCAACTAGATGTATTAAGCATGATGCCTGAACGAGGAGCTGAAGGGGGGTCAAAGAGTTACGACCCTGCTTTAGACTATGAAATGCAGGCCCAAGCTGGTGGTGctttacaaaataaaaacaaagaggTATTGGCCGATGCTAAACCAGGATCCAAGAGGCTGGATAAGGAGCCAAAATCAAAAACTACTCCAAATAGTTCTGACAAAAGAAAGAGCGTCGGACCAATAAGGAGAGGGAAGCCTTCTAAACTTAGTCCTTTGGAAGAAGCACGGGCACGTGCCGAGAGTTTACGAAACTACAAAGCTGATCTCCAGAAATTGAAGAAAGAGAAGGTACTCACTCCTACTCCCGTAACTCGCACTCGTGTTTCTATTTCATACAATTAGCTTAAAATGGATTCGAAAATTGTATGCAGGTCCTTTACATTGTTTTTAGTTATATTAAATTGAAAAACCATTATTATTATACAACACTGTTTCTTTCCTTCTAATATCTAGGAAGAGGAAGCAATTAAACGTATAGAAACTTTAAAGATGGAAAGGCAAAAGAGAATCGCTGCCAAGAGTAGCTCAGTCACTTCACAGTCACCAGCGACATCTCATGTTACAAAGAGACAAGTTCCTACAAAACTTTCACCAAGCTCTcgtaaaggctcaaaatttagtGATTCAGAACCAGGGCCATCCTCACCCCTTCAAAGATTCCCCACCAGAACTGCTTCTGTTAGTTCGGTTGATTCTTTGAAAACTTCAAAAACCAGCAGGTTGAGTACTAGAAGCCACTTGAATGATAACAAATTAAGCCAATCAGTGTCTTCTTTGCCTGAATCTAAGCTAGAGAAGGGTGATAGTGCAACAAATACTAAGGCATCGATGGCACGGATTAGAAGATTGTCAGAACCTAAAATGAGCTCCATTCCTCAGACTTCCTCGGTTAAACCACGTGGTACAGGAACAATATCAAAGACTAAACCATCTGATGGACCGGAGAGCAAAAAGATCTCGGCCATTGTGAATCATGATAAAAGTAAGATAGCAGCCCTTCCAGAACTGAAGGTTAGAACATCTAAAGCAACTGGAACTGTGCAAAATGTATCAACAGTGAAAGTAAAGACACAGAAGTTGAATGATAACAAATCTGTAACAAATTCAGAAGGTACCAATAGCATGCTGAAGAAAAAGGAAACAGGAATTTCGTCCATTGATGATGGAGATGACAATCCTGTAGTTGAGAAAactgttgtaatgcttgagcgtGAGAAACCTTACGCGCCTTCTATTTATGCCCCGGTGAAAGAATATGATAGTGGTAAAgtgaaagagaaaattgagacAGCATCCAATTATGTTGCCATTCGTGCTCCTGTTTCACCATTAAGCATGGACACAATAGATAAAGAAACCTCAGAGATCCAATCTCACCTGCAACCCATATCTACTGAGGTATGTATTCACAACAACTTACATTAACATCGATGATGATTTAAATACCTTGTTAGTTCATACTCTTGCAGGAGTAAGGTGAAGGTGAATTAAAAAGCTTCATATATGTCAATGTTATGTTTCCTATAATCTgtgattcattaataaaaaagATGCACTTCAAATTCTACACGCTTGTTGTAATACGTGATATAGCATTATGATTTTGGATATAATCACATGCgtagttttgaagaaaaaaatgtatttctAATTCTACATGCTTCATGGATGAGATACCGGCTTAGTGCATCGGCTAATTTTGAATATAATATCTTCCAAAACCAGGTCAAAATGGATAATACAGAAAAAGAGCCTTCAAAATCATCCAGCATTTGTATTGCTGAGGAAGCATATCATGCCCCATATGCTCGAGTTTCTTCTATGGAAGATCCCAGTACAAGAAATAGCGAGTATGGTAAAGCAGCTCCCACAAGTTTAGAAACTGCCGCAATTGGTACAGACACTGGTAAAGCACGTGTGTCCGATCTCAGAAACTCACTTGAAAAGATTCCTGAAACAACCGAGAAGCCTCATGTAAAGGAATCAGCAAAAGGGTTCAGACGACTGCTGAAGTTTGGGAAAAAGAGTCACAGCCCGACTACACGCAACACGGAAACAGATAATGTCAGCGTTGATGGTTCTGAGGCAGATGAGATTGGAACTAACAGTTCCTCTAATGAAGGTAATGCTTTCATTAAAGTCATCAGcagattaaaattattattgaaaataagtCCTACTTTTTCGGTTATATCTATGTGTATACAAACTAACTGACTATCAAATTTTCCATGTCATCCTCAGTTCATACTTTAAAGAATTTGATCTCTCAAGATGAAACTCCCACTGCCAGCACGACTCAACAAAAGTGTAAGCACCCAATGCATGCTCAGCTTTTCATATATGCCTATCCTCTTTTGTATATTATAATCTACTAGTATAGTAGTATTACTTATCTAAATATGGATATGGTTGTTATGCAGCTTCTCGCTCGTTTTCACTGCTATCGCCATTTCGAAAGAATAGTGAAAAGAAGATACAAATGGCTTGATAGAGTGGATGCTGTTATTGGTAAGGTTGATGCAGTCACAAgctttgatatatattttttggtcTTAAATGTGAGGAGCAGGAAAAGATAACTGAAGTATCTATTGCTGTGAAATTTGATCTTTGTATATTCATCTAACATTCTTCATATCTCCCAAGTGATTAAGGATTTTCTTCTTTCACTGGAACAAATATTTGAGCATTTCTGTTTTGTAAATTCGAAATGTCGAACATATGAACTACTTACTGCATTTTTCAAAAGTCGAAAGTGTTTAACTAACTGaccaaaatttatgttttttattttatggttaaaaatggtgttttagtttttttttttttaaggattTTGGTGGGTGGGGGGTTTGGGATGGGGTAGCATAGCAAGTAGATTCTTCCTCACATGGTTGAGGTTTTTTCCCCTCTTTTTTAAGATTTGGGTGGCCTACACATTTTGGATTTGGTTGACATTTATGATATTCTTTCTTGTCATAAAATTTCTTGTATTTTATGAGCATAAACTACAAGAAATCTTTACCCTACAACtacaagaaataataaatattggCTTACTCAGAGAAACAAACAATCCTCAAATGCAATTAATACCACTGGAATTAGTATTGAGATTTACTTCTCATTTTTAGATGCTTGAAAGTGTTTCTCTAGTTAAAACAAGGATAATGAAACATTGTGCCAATATCTGTTTGATGACAAATTAGCTATAAATAGTTATATTATATGTATCTTTTTGGTCCCCTCATAAAATAATGCCACTGTGTGTATGTTACATGATATTTTTCTGTTCTATAGCTGTTGAAGTCAATTAAATGTGTAATGATATGAACCATgtaatgtaaataaataacatgcCTATATCAATCAATAGCAATGCAATAAAGGGTCGGTGATGTAAGTAACAACTCTGCATACAAAGTTTCACTCTATCAGGACTGAACATGGTGAAACATCATTCAAAGCGAATGATTAAGCATGAGATGTTGCTTTTGCTCATTCTATTTAAAGCTTCATTTGCCAAGCATTCAGCTGCTTCTTGTGGATCTTCAATGTGACTTATTAGACTCACAGCCTCTTGGTTCTTCATTACCTCCCATATGCCATTGCTTGCTAGTATCAGAAATTCAGAATCAGAGTCAATACTTTCACTTCTGATGACAAGTTCTGAGCTGCTAGAATACCTGGTAGCTACAGCATTTCCTGATTCATATGCTAGTATGAGataaatgaattcaaaatatgagTCCATTTCTCAAAGTGAACATTCATTTTAAGTTCTAACAAAGACAAACACATTGTATATAGTATAGGATACCTGAAAATATTCTGTGAGACCAATGTCTTTTGGCTGATTGTTGATATGTGTCAGTTTTCTGATGAGCCATGCCATTTCTACATACAACAACTCTGTAATTTCCTATATTAGCTATTACAAGTTTTTCTCCATTGATTACCATAACAGATGCTGAACTCATTCTACATGTTTCTTCATATCTATTCTCTTCTCTCATCTTTGCCCTTACACCAAGATAAGCTCTCTTCATCATTTCTTTGCTTTTTCTCCATATCTGAGCCTAagaagtaataaaaaaaaaaatgatgcatTTTTCAAGAATCTTTCATGATAAAGTGACATTTGAAAAATCGTTATAGTTACTCAAAGTACCTCTTGAAGCTTCTTTGAAAAGAAATGAGATTGCATATACTTGGTAACCTTGTCCCCTACTAGTGGATCAAAGATTCCAAAATACCACAATTCTGTTTGATCCATTTGCTCTCTTTGTACCACTATTGAATCAAAGTCTGAGTAATCTGAACCATCTATGATCATATGATGCTCCACCACTTGATAACCATGTGTTATTGGTGTCATCCATGAAGGCTTATTTGCTGGCATAAGCCTTCTGATTCTCTTTCTGCCTAGAACTCTTAGCAGAAACCTTTTCAACCTAAATGCCTATCCATATCAGTAGTTAGATTAACTC encodes:
- the LOC131644310 gene encoding COP1-interacting protein 7-like, producing the protein MNSSVRLDSAVFQLTPTRTRFDLVITVNGKKEKIASGLLNPFLSHLKAAQDQMDKGGYSIVLEPDDGSDSTWFTKGTLERFVRFVNTPEILERVYTTEAEILQIEEAIAIQGNNSIGISSVEENQVKHAENTEGRKTQHDTNEEKAIVLYKPDDHLPEVNGNATSEGNSKVQLLKVLETRKSVLQKEQGMAFARAVAAGFEIDYIPALMSFAECFGASRLMDASAKFRDLWKRKHENGQWLEIEAAEMMSNHPNFTLLNGSGIIPPNTPFASHTELDSENNGKSSSDVPPMDSQGHQDNMHGQFPHHMYPPWPIHSPPGALPVYQPYPVQGIPYYQTYGNSPYMQQNYSPMEDPRLAASQNMGFRRHSMDSRQSNTDSEASKSRLQDEVDVEREGSQTGERRKKASRSGRQKSGMVVIRNINYITKTENSSGSGSYSDSASETDEDIDNQEHVKTSKRRGSRKEKKLNSSDKEETDYVKDADGGHWQAFQNCLLRDVDEDRHAIDHDQFGMEKVDDRRRKNHVSVNDPLVLNGRGMHEVQGSRSIDDAQSLEANGRSSGYRRAAASDDFIVSKQESQSGNSYPSSGLEITSSGLGYSNDNLQRKLFHDMNDDSYMLEHRSIQVNDTGNIERNMIDIDSEFPMVSQKKEKPLNGTDHLNYQLDVLSMMPERGAEGGSKSYDPALDYEMQAQAGGALQNKNKEVLADAKPGSKRLDKEPKSKTTPNSSDKRKSVGPIRRGKPSKLSPLEEARARAESLRNYKADLQKLKKEKEEEAIKRIETLKMERQKRIAAKSSSVTSQSPATSHVTKRQVPTKLSPSSRKGSKFSDSEPGPSSPLQRFPTRTASVSSVDSLKTSKTSRLSTRSHLNDNKLSQSVSSLPESKLEKGDSATNTKASMARIRRLSEPKMSSIPQTSSVKPRGTGTISKTKPSDGPESKKISAIVNHDKSKIAALPELKVRTSKATGTVQNVSTVKVKTQKLNDNKSVTNSEGTNSMLKKKETGISSIDDGDDNPVVEKTVVMLEREKPYAPSIYAPVKEYDSGKVKEKIETASNYVAIRAPVSPLSMDTIDKETSEIQSHLQPISTEVKMDNTEKEPSKSSSICIAEEAYHAPYARVSSMEDPSTRNSEYGKAAPTSLETAAIGTDTGKARVSDLRNSLEKIPETTEKPHVKESAKGFRRLLKFGKKSHSPTTRNTETDNVSVDGSEADEIGTNSSSNEVHTLKNLISQDETPTASTTQQKSSRSFSLLSPFRKNSEKKIQMA
- the LOC131644311 gene encoding putative protein phosphatase 2C-like protein 44 isoform X2; the encoded protein is MRIRYLHLKLKAFRLKRFLLRVLGRKRIRRLMPANKPSWMTPITHGYQVVEHHMIIDGSDYSDFDSIVVQREQMDQTELWYFGIFDPLVGDKVTKYMQSHFFSKKLQEAQIWRKSKEMMKRAYLGVRAKMREENRYEETCRMSSASVMVINGEKLVIANIGNYRVVVCRNGMAHQKTDTYQQSAKRHWSHRIFSGNAVATRYSSSSELVIRSESIDSDSEFLILASNGIWEVMKNQEAVSLISHIEDPQEAAECLANEALNRMSKSNISCLIIRFE
- the LOC131644311 gene encoding putative protein phosphatase 2C-like protein 44 isoform X1, whose protein sequence is MRIRYLHLKLKAFRLKRFLLRVLGRKRIRRLMPANKPSWMTPITHGYQVVEHHMIIDGSDYSDFDSIVVQREQMDQTELWYFGIFDPLVGDKVTKYMQSHFFSKKLQEAQIWRKSKEMMKRAYLGVRAKMREENRYEETCRMSSASVMVINGEKLVIANIGNYRVVVCRNGMAHQKTDTYQQSAKRHWSHRIFSAYESGNAVATRYSSSSELVIRSESIDSDSEFLILASNGIWEVMKNQEAVSLISHIEDPQEAAECLANEALNRMSKSNISCLIIRFE